A window of Zingiber officinale cultivar Zhangliang chromosome 5A, Zo_v1.1, whole genome shotgun sequence contains these coding sequences:
- the LOC121983354 gene encoding protein JASON-like isoform X2 has product MAGSRFRLIKEVLGFFESVLVGCLFGCFRVKDDARRKTNSSAKTSRPEEKANFIKNCPSLSKVPEGTGEIFNGVFAQTPGEDDLPSNLPSQPTLSGLTSDLNGQNDHIQEGLAKPEDTSSRHDNIESCMIEQLQTVSNILEFDVNTRVSQLDCQQESVNLDVSPSHIDSKTINLDSDSPFPTPLNINEELQTPGTFFRVNLDNRRTGKHARIHNQYIYPVLKPVENLPQWIALRQQSLLNVKSDESFEPQLKIPATDSRKRSNQVLPDTLYNGHNFILQSPSRNGSQEENLFSFNKSRYNESLGISAHVSGSTGDIEPETLNLMFSSLSKRLKCPILNNEKGSITPISNEQFHEMNNNADRPIIGTAAAYWNDAELLLDFQKEWDGNGIPNTTTKYKEDQKVNWHATPFEERLEKVLSADKHLPQRESKEIEEESMET; this is encoded by the exons ATGGCGGGATCCAGGTTTCGCCTGATCAAAGAAGTCTTAGGGTTTTTCGAATCCGTGCTAGTGGGTTGTCTCTTCGGCTGCTTCCGGGTCAAGGATGATGCGCGGAGGAAGACCAACTCAAGCGCCAAGACAAGCCGCCCCGAGGAAAAG gctaattttatcaaaaattgtcCTTCGCTATCAAAAGTTCCTGAAGGAACAGGGGAAATATTTAATGGAGTATTTGCCCAGACTCCTGGGGAAGATGACTTGCCTTCAAATCTTCCGTCTCAACCTACATTGAGTGGCTTGACTAGTGATTTGAATGGGCAAAATGATCATATACAGGAAGGCCTTGCAAAGCCTGAAGATACTTCAAGTCGGCATGACAATATTGAGAG TTGCATGATAGAGCAGCTTCAAACTGTGTCTAACATTCTGGAGTTTGATGTGAATACTCGTGTATCTCAACTTGATTGCCAGCAAGAATCAGTTAATTTAGATGTTTCTCCATCACACATTGATAGCAAGACCATAAACCTCGATAGTGATTCACCTTTTCCAACACCATTAAACATTAATGAAGAATTGCAGACCCCTGGAACGTTCTTTCGAGTTAACTTGGATAACCGTAGGACTGGAAAGCACGCAAGGATTCACAATCAGTACATATATCCAGTTCTAAAACCAGTAGAAAATCTACCTCAATGGATTGCACTGCGGCAACAATCTTTATTGAATGTTAAGTCAGATGAATCTTTTGAGCCACAATTGAAGATTCCTGCAACAGATAGTCGAAAAAGAAGCAACCAGGTTTTACCTGACACATTGTATAACGGTCACAATTTTATCTTGCAATCGCCAAGTAGAAATGGGAGCCaagaagaaaatttattctcATTCAACAAATCTCGGTACAATGAATCATTGGGTATCTCAGCTCATGTTTCAGGTAGCACAGGAGACATTGAGCCTGAAACTCTAAATCTCATGTTCTCAAGTTTGTCCAAGAGGTTGAAATGTCCAATTTTGAATAATGAGAAAGGATCGATTACACCAATTTCTAATGAACAATTTCATGAGATGAACAATAATGCTGATAGGCCTATAATTGGCACTGCTGCTGCTTACTGGAATGATGCTGAGCTCCTTTTGGACTTCCAGAAAGAATGGGATGGCAATGGAATCCCAAACACTACAACTAAATATAAGGAG GATCAAAAAGTGAATTGGCATGCAACTCCATTTGAAGAGAGGTTAGAGAAGGTATTATCTGCCGACAAGCATTTGCCTCAAAG AgaatcaaaagagatagaggaagaaAGCATGGAAACTTAG
- the LOC121983353 gene encoding CRIB domain-containing protein RIC10-like isoform X1, with protein sequence MAIKMKGIFKGIRYIFGSVQKEHEMEIGHPTDVKHIAHVGFDNAPNAQGASPSWVSTFDRISKRNQTFGLIKSCVHVVFQMNSYKTSRDFSSGSLGNFDFTENSWASLDFEQRELQSAADLEILTEHPCPDLPRAPKSSKGKKKKAKSSSSTRSSAASTDSYSTAMEDVGDQFRGPFRIYVN encoded by the exons ATGGCAATCAAGATGAAGGGGATCTTTAAAGGAATCAGATACATCTTTG GCTCTGTTCAGAAGGAGCATGAGATGGAAATAGGACATCCAACAGATGTGAAGCACATTGCTCATGTCGGATTCGACAATGCTCCTAATGCTCAAGGAGCCTCGCCGTCTTGGGTATCGACGTTCGATAGAATATCTAAAAGGAATCAGACTTTTGGTTTGATCAAATCTTGTGTTCATGTTGTTTTTCAGATGAATAGCTACAAGACTTCGCGAGATTTCTCCTCCGGCTCGCTCGGTAACTTCGATTTCACAGAGAACTCTTGGGCTTCTTTAG ATTTTGAACAAAGGGAGCTTCAATCTGCAGCAGATCTTGAGATTTTGACAGAGCATCCATGTCCAGACTTACCAAGAGCTCCTAAAAGTTCCAAAGGAAAAAAGAAGAAGGCGAAGTCCTCTTCCTCAACAAGATCTTCTGCAGCATCAACCGATTCATACTCCACTGCAATGGAGGATGTTGGTGACCAATTCAGGGGCCCATTCAGAATTTATGTAAATTAG
- the LOC121983355 gene encoding protein RGF1 INDUCIBLE TRANSCRIPTION FACTOR 1-like yields the protein MRRRGGECGSAAAAMPAGWLGRLMEESFFVGCGAHGSRRKNEKNIFCLDCRTTICPHCAPSHPSHSLLQVSRYVYNDVVRLEDLERLIDCSYVQPYTINSAKVIFLKPRPQSRPSKGCGNLCLMCDRILQEPFHFFSLSCKVDRVMLKGEESSRMLFRLNELDFASNRLENLRVGGAELAEDDDGPSTGEHRGGFFPQIVQLAPLSSRRKGAPRRSPLS from the exons ATGCGGAGAAGAGGAGGCGAGTGCGGATCGGCGGCGGCAGCAATGCCGGCGGGATGGCTGGGGAGGTTGATGGAGGAGAGCTTCTTCGTGGGATGCGGCGCCCATGGAAGCCGCAGGAAGAACGAGAAGAACATCTTCTGCCTCGATTGTCGCACCACCATCTGCCCCCACTGCGCCCCTTCCCACCCTTCGCACTCGCTCCTCCAG GTGAGCCGATATGTGTACAACGACGTCGTTCGGCTGGAGGATCTGGAGAGGCTCATAGATTGCTCCTACGTTCAG CCTTACACTATCAACAGTGCCAAAGTAATTTTTCTCAAGCCAAGGCCGCAATCGAGGCCTTCCAAGGGCTGTGGAAACCTCTGCTTAATGTGCGACAGAATCCTCCAAGAAcccttccacttcttctccctctcgtgCAAGGTGGACCGTGTGATGCTAAAAGGGGAGGAGTCGTCCAGGATGTTGTTCAGGTTGAACGAGTTGGATTTCGCCTCCAATCGCTTGGAGAACCTTCGCGTGGGCGGAGCAGAACTCGCCGAGGACGACGATGGCCCGAGCACCGGCGAGCACAGGGGCGGCTTCTTCCCGCAAATAGTCCAGCTCGCGCCGTTGAGCAGCAGGCGGAAGGGAGCTCCTCGGAGGTCTCCTCTCAGCTGA
- the LOC121983354 gene encoding protein JASON-like isoform X1: MAGSRFRLIKEVLGFFESVLVGCLFGCFRVKDDARRKTNSSAKTSRPEEKANFIKNCPSLSKVPEGTGEIFNGVFAQTPGEDDLPSNLPSQPTLSGLTSDLNGQNDHIQEGLAKPEDTSSRHDNIESCMIEQLQTVSNILEFDVNTRVSQLDCQQESVNLDVSPSHIDSKTINLDSDSPFPTPLNINEELQTPGTFFRVNLDNRRTGKHARIHNQYIYPVLKPVENLPQWIALRQQSLLNVKSDESFEPQLKIPATDSRKRSNQVLPDTLYNGHNFILQSPSRNGSQEENLFSFNKSRYNESLGISAHVSGSTGDIEPETLNLMFSSLSKRLKCPILNNEKGSITPISNEQFHEMNNNADRPIIGTAAAYWNDAELLLDFQKEWDGNGIPNTTTKYKEDQKVNWHATPFEERLEKVLSADKHLPQRKLLYRESKEIEEESMET; encoded by the exons ATGGCGGGATCCAGGTTTCGCCTGATCAAAGAAGTCTTAGGGTTTTTCGAATCCGTGCTAGTGGGTTGTCTCTTCGGCTGCTTCCGGGTCAAGGATGATGCGCGGAGGAAGACCAACTCAAGCGCCAAGACAAGCCGCCCCGAGGAAAAG gctaattttatcaaaaattgtcCTTCGCTATCAAAAGTTCCTGAAGGAACAGGGGAAATATTTAATGGAGTATTTGCCCAGACTCCTGGGGAAGATGACTTGCCTTCAAATCTTCCGTCTCAACCTACATTGAGTGGCTTGACTAGTGATTTGAATGGGCAAAATGATCATATACAGGAAGGCCTTGCAAAGCCTGAAGATACTTCAAGTCGGCATGACAATATTGAGAG TTGCATGATAGAGCAGCTTCAAACTGTGTCTAACATTCTGGAGTTTGATGTGAATACTCGTGTATCTCAACTTGATTGCCAGCAAGAATCAGTTAATTTAGATGTTTCTCCATCACACATTGATAGCAAGACCATAAACCTCGATAGTGATTCACCTTTTCCAACACCATTAAACATTAATGAAGAATTGCAGACCCCTGGAACGTTCTTTCGAGTTAACTTGGATAACCGTAGGACTGGAAAGCACGCAAGGATTCACAATCAGTACATATATCCAGTTCTAAAACCAGTAGAAAATCTACCTCAATGGATTGCACTGCGGCAACAATCTTTATTGAATGTTAAGTCAGATGAATCTTTTGAGCCACAATTGAAGATTCCTGCAACAGATAGTCGAAAAAGAAGCAACCAGGTTTTACCTGACACATTGTATAACGGTCACAATTTTATCTTGCAATCGCCAAGTAGAAATGGGAGCCaagaagaaaatttattctcATTCAACAAATCTCGGTACAATGAATCATTGGGTATCTCAGCTCATGTTTCAGGTAGCACAGGAGACATTGAGCCTGAAACTCTAAATCTCATGTTCTCAAGTTTGTCCAAGAGGTTGAAATGTCCAATTTTGAATAATGAGAAAGGATCGATTACACCAATTTCTAATGAACAATTTCATGAGATGAACAATAATGCTGATAGGCCTATAATTGGCACTGCTGCTGCTTACTGGAATGATGCTGAGCTCCTTTTGGACTTCCAGAAAGAATGGGATGGCAATGGAATCCCAAACACTACAACTAAATATAAGGAG GATCAAAAAGTGAATTGGCATGCAACTCCATTTGAAGAGAGGTTAGAGAAGGTATTATCTGCCGACAAGCATTTGCCTCAAAG GAAACTTTTGTACAGAgaatcaaaagagatagaggaagaaAGCATGGAAACTTAG
- the LOC121983353 gene encoding CRIB domain-containing protein RIC11-like isoform X2, with product MAIKMKGIFKGIRYIFGSVQKEHEMEIGHPTDVKHIAHVGFDNAPNAQGASPSWMNSYKTSRDFSSGSLGNFDFTENSWASLDFEQRELQSAADLEILTEHPCPDLPRAPKSSKGKKKKAKSSSSTRSSAASTDSYSTAMEDVGDQFRGPFRIYVN from the exons ATGGCAATCAAGATGAAGGGGATCTTTAAAGGAATCAGATACATCTTTG GCTCTGTTCAGAAGGAGCATGAGATGGAAATAGGACATCCAACAGATGTGAAGCACATTGCTCATGTCGGATTCGACAATGCTCCTAATGCTCAAGGAGCCTCGCCGTCTTGG ATGAATAGCTACAAGACTTCGCGAGATTTCTCCTCCGGCTCGCTCGGTAACTTCGATTTCACAGAGAACTCTTGGGCTTCTTTAG ATTTTGAACAAAGGGAGCTTCAATCTGCAGCAGATCTTGAGATTTTGACAGAGCATCCATGTCCAGACTTACCAAGAGCTCCTAAAAGTTCCAAAGGAAAAAAGAAGAAGGCGAAGTCCTCTTCCTCAACAAGATCTTCTGCAGCATCAACCGATTCATACTCCACTGCAATGGAGGATGTTGGTGACCAATTCAGGGGCCCATTCAGAATTTATGTAAATTAG